DNA sequence from the Oceanivirga salmonicida genome:
AATAAGGTATATCTTTTTTTGTAACTCTTCCCAATAAAATATCTATTTTTTCAGAAACTTCTTTTTCAGTATTATCTAAAGCCATTTCTCTAGCTTTTTTTTCTAAGAAAATTTCTAATAATTTTTCTTCTAATTCATTAACTGCATCTTGCTTTTCTAATTTTCCAGGAACAAGTATTGCTTTTTTTAGTTCTTCTTTATATGAATCTAAAAATTCTATAACTTCTTCATCTTTTTGAACTGTTTCAAATTCATATTTTGTAACTCCAAATTCAGAAATTATTTCTTTTTCTCTATTACATATTTCTTTAATTTTATCATGACCGAATAATATTGCTCCTAACATTAACTCTTCACTAACTTCATCTGATGATGCTTCAACCATAGTTATCGCTTCACTAGTTCCTGCTACTGATAAGTATATATTAGATTTTTCTTGTTCTTCATAGTTAGGGTTTAAAATATATTCCCCGTCTATATGTCCTACTGTAACTCCTGCAACTGGACCACTAAAAGGTATATCTGATATACCAAGAGCAAGTGATGCTCCTATTGTAGCCATATTTTCAGGCATGTTAATACCATCAAATGACAATACATTTATTACTATATGTACAGCATTTAAAAATCCATCTGGGAACAAAGGTCTTATTGGTCTATCAACCAACCTTGCTATTAAAATTTCTTCCGTTGACGGTCTAGACTCTCTTTTAATAAATCCACCTGGGAATTTCCCAGAAGCATAAAATTTTTCAATATAGTCTACTGTTAAGGGAAAGAAATCTTGACCATCTCTTACTGATTTAGAACGGGTTGCCGTTACTAATACAGTTGTTTTTCCCATTGTTAAATAAACAGAACCAGATGCTTGTCTAGCAACTTTTCCTGTGTTTACATTTAAAATTTTGTTTCCAACTTTTATATCAAAGTTTTTCTCATTTTCAAACATATTTACCTCCATTATTTCTATGGTTCATGTAAATAATATTGCAAGCCTCTTAAAAGGATTTCAACATTACTTACATTAAATAAACCACTTACTATTATTTTAGCACATTTGCACTAGTAAATTCAATCTTAAAGTTTGTTAAAATATATTATTGCCTATAATTATGAATTTTATTTTTAAAATTTAAAAACAAAAAATATGCCCCGAAAGACATATTTTATTACATTTATTCCAAAATTAAATCCTTATTTTTATACAATTATTTAATATTTTCTTTTTCTATATCTTTAAAATATTTATATGTTTTTAACATTAAATTACTTGCAGCCTCTTCATCTATAACTATAACTGCATTTCTATGCATTTGTAACATAGATATAGTCCACATGTGATTAACACCTTCTTCAATTCCTCTTCTTATTGCTTCAGCTTTTTTTAAACCATTAGCCATTATAAGAACTTCGGCACTATCCATTATAGTTCCAACGCCTACTGTTAATGCTAATCTTGGAACTTTGCTTTCATCATTATCAAAAAATCTTGAATTTACTTTTATAGTATCTTCTGTTAACTCTTTATCTCTTGTTCTTGATGATAATGAAGACCCTGGCTCATTAAATGCTATATGTCCATCTTCTCCTATACCACCTAAAAATAAATGTATTCCACCATAACTTTTTATCTTATCTTCATATCTTTGACATTCAGCTTTTAAATCTTTGGCTAAACCATTTAATATATTTATGTTTTCTTTTTTTATATCAATATGATTAAAAAATTTATCATACATAAAATAATGATAACTTTGCTCATGTTCTGGTGCAAGTCCCACATATTCATCCATATTAAATGTAACTACGTTTTGAAAAGAGACTACTTTATTTTTATACATTTCTATTAATTTCTCATAAACTAATATAGGTGTTGACCCTGTTGGAAGCCCTAATATAAATGGTTTTTCGCTTGTTGGATTGAACTCGTTTATCTTTTTAACTACATATTCTGCAACTAATTTACTTAACTTTTCTTGATTTTCTAAAATTAAAACTCTCATTATTATACAAACCTCTTTTCATTTAATTATACTTAGATTTTATATAATTATTGAAAAAATTGCAATAAGAAAATTAAAATATTTAATTATTTTTCACATAGATCTAGTCCCCTCCTTGTCATATTATTTATTAAATGTTATAATATTAGCGTATTAATGACATAACATTAATATATTTATAGGAAAAGAGGGAGAAATATGTTTAAAGAATTTAAAGCTTTTATTGCTAAAGGAAGTGTAGTTGAATTAGCTGTCGGTGTAATTATTGGGGGTGCATTTGGTAAAATTGTAGCTTCGTTAGTTAATGATATTTTAAATCCTGTAATAGGAATTGTACTAGGTGGTACTGATTTAACAAACTTAAAAATAGTTCTAAAAGCTGCTGAAGGAGAAATACCTGAATCTGCAATAATGTACGGTTCATTTATACAAGCAATAATCAATTTTATAATAATTGCATTTGTAATATTTATATTTGTAAAATCATATAATAAAATGAAAGAAAAAGACGAAAAGAAAGAAGAAGCTCCAAAAGCTCCAGTTCTTACAATGGATCAAGAATTACTAAAAGAAATTAGAGATTTAATGAAAAAATAGTTTAAATAATAAAGCATGTTTGTAAAAATGTGCTTTTTTATTTGGAATTATTCAATTTATGGCGTATAATATTATAAGAGAATTAAAAATAATAAAGGGGTATTTATGAAAGAAATATTATTAGGTAAAGGTCAAGATGAAAAAGTATACCTAAATTTAAAAACTTTAAATAGACATGGTATTATTGCAGGAGCAACTGGAACAGGTAAAACTATTACTCTAAAAGTAATAGCAGAACAATTATCAGAAAATGGTGTTCCCGTATTTTTATCTGATATTAAAGGAGATTTAGGGAGTGTATTAAAAGCTGGAAGTATGAACGATATTATACAAAATAGAATTGATACAATAGGTATAGATAATTTTGAGTTTAGTAGCTTTCCCACTACATTTTTTGATGTATTTGGTGAAAATGGTATAAATATTAGAACTACTATTTCTGAAATGGGACCAATTATGCTTAGTCGTTTATTAAGTTTAAATGACACACAATCTGGTGTACTAACTATAGCTTTTGAAGTTGCTGATAAAAACGGTTGGGAATTAGATGATTTAAAAGATTTACGGGCATTATTAAATTATGTAAACGAAAATTCATCTACTATTGGAAAAACTTATGGAAATATATCTAGTTCAAGCATAGGTGCAATTTTGCGTAGTCTATTAGTAGTAGAACAACAAGGTGGTAACTATTTCTTTGGAGAACCTGCATTTGATATAAACGATTTATTAGAAGTTGATAAAGATGGTAAGGGTATAATAAATATTTTAAATTCAAATAAATTAATGCTAGTACCAAAACTATATTCAACTTTTTTATTCTGGCTATTATCTGAACTGTTTGAAAATTTACCAGAAGTTGGGGATTTAGACAAACCAAAATTAGTATTTTTCTTTGATGAAGCACATATATTATTTAGTGATGAAAATAAATTATTACTTGAAAAAATAGAACTTTTAGTAAGATTAATTCGTTCAAAAGGAGTTGGTATATTCTTTATAACACAAAACCCTACTGATATTCCTGATAGTATTTCATCACAATTAGGAACAAAAATACAACATGGTTTAAGAGCTTTTTCACCTAAAGAATTAAAAGATATTAAAGCAATTTCTGAAACTTTTAGAATTAAAGATAATGTTGATATCAAAGAAACTATTGTAAACTTAGGAGTTGGAGAAGCTGTTGTATCAACATTAGGACATAAAGGAATCCCAACATTTGCTGATAAAGTATTAATTTGTCCACCTCGTAGTTTAATGTCTGTTGTTGATATAGCAGATGTAATTTATAATGTAAATCATTCACATTTATATTCTAAATATAGTGAATCAACTGAAAGCTTTTCTGCTTATGAAGCATTATTAAAACTTAAACAAGAAAAGGATTTAGAAAATAAGGAAGAAAAAAATAATGACAAAAAAGTAAAAGATAACAAAGAAGAAAAAAGTGGTGGATTCTTTAGTAGTATTTTTGCAGGAAATACTAATAGTAGAACTGACTCAAATATGTCTAGGCTTACAAAAAATCTTATGTCTAGTGTTGGTCGTGAAATCGGAAGACAAATAATTAGAGGAATCTTTGGAACCAGAAAAAGATAAAATTATATAAATATTTCAATAAAAAATGTAGTTAAATTTAGAACATGTTCTTTTATAACTACATTTTTTTATTATTTTCTTTCAACCAATACAGTTGTTCCCATTCCACCACCTATACAAAGTGATGCTAATCCTTTTTTTACATTTCTACGCTTCATTTCATATAATAATGTTACTAATATTCTAGCACCTGATGCTCCAACGGGGTGCCCTAATGCTATTGCTCCACCATTTACATTTGTTATATTTTCATTAATATTTAATTCTTTGATTACAGATAATGATTGGGCTGCAAATGCTTCATTTAATTCTATTAATTCAATATCATTTAATGACCAATTAGAATTTTCTAATGCTTTTTTAATTGAAGGTATAGGCCCTGTTCCCATTATAGATGGATCAACTCCAACAGTTGAAAAACCTTTTATAGTTGCTAAATACTCAATACCTTCTCTTTTGGCTTTTTCTTTACTCATAATTATAAGCATTGCTGCTCCATCATTTATACCAGATGAATTTCCTGCTGTAACAGTTCCATCTTTTTTAAATGCTGGTTTTAATTTTGATAAAGAATCAATACTAGTTCCATATCTTATATATTCATCATCTTTTACTAATATTTCTTTTCTGTTTTTTATTACAGGTACTGGCACAATTTCGTCTTCAAATTTGCCTGCTTTTTGTGCTATTTCTGCCTTATTTTGACTATTAAGTGCAAACTTATCTTGTTCTTGTCTTGATATATTCCATTTATCTGCTATATTTTCTGCTGTTATTCCCATATGGTAATCATTAAATGCATCTGTTAATGCATCGTATACAATATGGTCAATTAGTTTTGTATCTCCTAATTTTTGACCAAATCTAGTTCCTTTTGATAAATACGGTGCTTGAGACATACTTTCCACTCCACCACAAAGTATAGTGTCTGCTTGACCAGTTTGTATTACTTGCATACCAAGACTTACTGACCTAAGACCTGAACCACACAAAATATTAATAGTCATAGCAGGAATTTCAAATGGTACTCCTGCACCTACTGAAATTTGCCTTGCTATACCTTGCTTATGCCCTGCACTAAGTATATTTCCTATATATACATCATCTATATCTTCTGGTCTTATTTTTGCTCTTTTTATAGCTTCTTTTGCAGCAACAATACCTAAGTCTGTGGCTGATATATCTTTAAAACTTCCACCAAAACTTCCAATTGGTGTTCTAACTGCTGAAACTATTACTACTTCTTTTAACATTTTTTCTCCTAATTTTATATTATTCCATACTTTCAAAAATATACTCTGTTTTTAAAAATC
Encoded proteins:
- a CDS encoding acetyl-CoA C-acetyltransferase; the encoded protein is MLKEVVIVSAVRTPIGSFGGSFKDISATDLGIVAAKEAIKRAKIRPEDIDDVYIGNILSAGHKQGIARQISVGAGVPFEIPAMTINILCGSGLRSVSLGMQVIQTGQADTILCGGVESMSQAPYLSKGTRFGQKLGDTKLIDHIVYDALTDAFNDYHMGITAENIADKWNISRQEQDKFALNSQNKAEIAQKAGKFEDEIVPVPVIKNRKEILVKDDEYIRYGTSIDSLSKLKPAFKKDGTVTAGNSSGINDGAAMLIIMSKEKAKREGIEYLATIKGFSTVGVDPSIMGTGPIPSIKKALENSNWSLNDIELIELNEAFAAQSLSVIKELNINENITNVNGGAIALGHPVGASGARILVTLLYEMKRRNVKKGLASLCIGGGMGTTVLVERK
- a CDS encoding helicase HerA-like domain-containing protein translates to MKEILLGKGQDEKVYLNLKTLNRHGIIAGATGTGKTITLKVIAEQLSENGVPVFLSDIKGDLGSVLKAGSMNDIIQNRIDTIGIDNFEFSSFPTTFFDVFGENGINIRTTISEMGPIMLSRLLSLNDTQSGVLTIAFEVADKNGWELDDLKDLRALLNYVNENSSTIGKTYGNISSSSIGAILRSLLVVEQQGGNYFFGEPAFDINDLLEVDKDGKGIINILNSNKLMLVPKLYSTFLFWLLSELFENLPEVGDLDKPKLVFFFDEAHILFSDENKLLLEKIELLVRLIRSKGVGIFFITQNPTDIPDSISSQLGTKIQHGLRAFSPKELKDIKAISETFRIKDNVDIKETIVNLGVGEAVVSTLGHKGIPTFADKVLICPPRSLMSVVDIADVIYNVNHSHLYSKYSESTESFSAYEALLKLKQEKDLENKEEKNNDKKVKDNKEEKSGGFFSSIFAGNTNSRTDSNMSRLTKNLMSSVGREIGRQIIRGIFGTRKR
- the nagB gene encoding glucosamine-6-phosphate deaminase; the protein is MRVLILENQEKLSKLVAEYVVKKINEFNPTSEKPFILGLPTGSTPILVYEKLIEMYKNKVVSFQNVVTFNMDEYVGLAPEHEQSYHYFMYDKFFNHIDIKKENINILNGLAKDLKAECQRYEDKIKSYGGIHLFLGGIGEDGHIAFNEPGSSLSSRTRDKELTEDTIKVNSRFFDNDESKVPRLALTVGVGTIMDSAEVLIMANGLKKAEAIRRGIEEGVNHMWTISMLQMHRNAVIVIDEEAASNLMLKTYKYFKDIEKENIK
- the mscL gene encoding large-conductance mechanosensitive channel protein MscL, with the translated sequence MFKEFKAFIAKGSVVELAVGVIIGGAFGKIVASLVNDILNPVIGIVLGGTDLTNLKIVLKAAEGEIPESAIMYGSFIQAIINFIIIAFVIFIFVKSYNKMKEKDEKKEEAPKAPVLTMDQELLKEIRDLMKK